The following proteins are encoded in a genomic region of Vidua macroura isolate BioBank_ID:100142 chromosome 10, ASM2450914v1, whole genome shotgun sequence:
- the SIAH2 gene encoding E3 ubiquitin-protein ligase SIAH2, translating into MSRPSSAGPGPSKPCGKQQQHAPSPAAVLPGTGGASPPPPPPPPLPPPQQQQQQQELTSLFECPICFDYILPPILQCQAGHLVCKQCRQQLSLCPTCRGSLTPNIRNLAMEKVASAVLFPCKYATTGCSLTLHHTEKPKHEAICEYRPYSCPCPGTSCDWEGSLEAVMSHLMHAHKSITTLQGEDIIFLATDINLPGAVDWVMMQSCFGHHFMLVLKKQEKCEGHQQFFATVLLIGTRKQAENFQYRLELHSSCHRLTWEASPCSIHDGVSVAIRNSNCLIFDTATAHLFADNGNLGINVTISMCCP; encoded by the exons ATGAGCCGCCCGTCctccgccggccccggccctAGCAAGCCTTGcggaaagcagcagcagcacgccCCGTCCCCCGCCGCCGTCCTGCCGGGGACCGGCGGGGCTTCTCCGCcgcctccccctcctcctcctcttcctcccccccagcagcagcaacagcagcaggagctgaccTCGCTCTTCGAGTGCCCCATCTGCTTCGACTATATCCTGCCGCCcatcctgcagtgccaggcCGGGCACCTGGTGTGCAAGCAATGCCGGCAGCAGCTGAGCCTCTGCCCCACCTGCCGGGGCTCCCTCACCCCcaacatcaggaacctggccaTGGAGAAGGTGGCCTCGGCTGTCCTCTTCCCGTGCAAG TATGCCACAACAGGCTGCTCCCTGACACTCCACCacacagaaaagccaaaacatGAAGCCATCTGTGAGTACCGTCCCTACTCCTGCCCGTGCCCTGGTACCTCCTGTGACTGGGAGGGGTCCTTGGAAGCCGTGATGTCCCACCTCATGCATGCCCACAAAAGcattaccacccttcagggaGAAGACATCATTTTCCTTGCCACAGACATTAACCTGCCAGGGGCAGTGGACTGGGTGATGATGCAGTCGTGCTTTGGTCACCACTTCATGCTGGTGCTGAAGAAACAGGAGAAGTGTGAAGGTCACCAGCAGTTTTTTGCCACCGTGTTGCTCATCGGCACCCGTAAGCAGGCAGAGAACTTTCAGTACAGactggagctgcacagcagctgccaccggCTGACCTGGGAGGcttctccctgctccatccaCGACGGTGTGTCCGTGGCCATCCGCAACAGCAACTGCCTCATTTTTGATACAGCTACTGCACACCTTTTCGCTGACAACGGAAACCTCGGCATCAACGTGACAATTTCCATGTGTTGCCCGTGA